DNA from Vicia villosa cultivar HV-30 ecotype Madison, WI unplaced genomic scaffold, Vvil1.0 ctg.000197F_1_1, whole genome shotgun sequence:
aaattacaaCTCAATTTATAACAATTTTCTAAATTTATAAATTgctttcttaaattttcaaaaattatagATTGAtctctatttttaaaattttaaatttgaccAAAgcctttaaaatttaataaaaatagcaATAAATACAATGTTTAAAAAACTGGACCGAACCGACCGATGCAACCGGTTAGACCGCGAACCAGAGATAAATTCAGTTGGGTCAATCTTTCAAAACCGCTAGTGGATCAAAATCGGAATAGAACCGAATTGAACCGTCCAAAACCAATTGAACCATAAAATTGGAGTCGATTTTGTAAAATCGTCTGGTTCAAAAAAATGCAtcaaattgatttatttttttagtttaatatgTAAATATCAAAACTTAACATACATTCTCCAATCACAAAAaagaattttgtgtttttattacaAACATGCAAATTTCTAAATTTTGTCATTCCGTTATAGTTTTTCTTTCAACCACAATTTATCATATGTTTATCGTAGTACAACTCGaatttaatttttgttgtttaattaagtgtattatattattttgttttttgtattctatcttttaatttaggcattcttaattatttgaattttattttaagtataattttattattttactttagTTTGAATTAGTAacttattttattgtaatttcttaatttgttcaaattatttttttaatgaagatTGAAATGAAGGGTTTATATTTTTGTATTAAGTTTATAATAgattttcaaatatttattttattaagttgtgaATATATGATTATGTGTGACGTCTCAAtcgaaaaataattttattttattaaattatttaataaatggtTTAAGGTTTAACCGGTTGAACCAATTAAATCTTAAATCAAAAACTTCACCGGTTTAATTTCTGGTCTGATTTTTACAACATTGATAAATACTTTTAATACtctgtaaaaaaaatttataaaaaattcaacTGAAGTATTTTGATTACCTAAAATACAAAATTTCTTAAATATTTTGACATATCTCATCCAACCATATCTTAAAGgtatgtttaatttattatttttcaattttattagttaagtgttttttaattgatataaaaaatttgaaactaTAGATGTGACTATtttgagaaaaaataaaaatattttttaaaatattttaattgtttacAAAAAATTATAGATAAGTGTTCACTTCAAAAatgtattaattttattaaaagaaaaattaaaaaaatataagaataaaatatatgtacaaatataaagttcaatttattttacaaaataaacttttatttatttttaattaataataaaaaagatgtAAGACTCTTGAAGTGAATCATAAagtgagaaaataataataaaattagttacGTATGATGCATTTGTAAAAGTAATGTTTCTTACATTTTCAGTGTTTTCAAGAGAATTACACAACtcactttaaaattttattatatactcctttttatcattttttttctacaaaaaatatcaaaagtaaataataagtatttaaaatatttttataataataaattaacagAAAATTTTGGAATCAAGATTTACAAACAAATAAATGAGGCTTAAGTTTCTTTTCTTTATAATGTTTGTTTAgttattaattttattgttttaatttatattatattcatgttgtatattattaaatttaagtaaaatttgaaaacaaactataatATTAAGGTAAATTTAGAttgaaaattgtttgactaaAATTATTATGTTTTTCTAACAGCAACCaaacataatatataatataagaatGGTAACTATAGGCCTAAAATAATATACATAGAACAATACAATCAATTAAAACAAGATGTACCAAAttgatattgttttttttaataaaaatttaataaatcaaaagaaaaatcaagaacaaaGAATGAAAGGGGACGCGAACCAAAACCATTTAAGAAGAAGCGATTCTATAATTTGGAATACCTAACTTGTCATACAAGAATTTCTATATATGTTCTCAAGAACATGAAAAAACAAGTGCATCTTTTATATTTCAATCGTCACAATTAATGCACTCTTAAAACCATGGGGTCATTATCGTAAAGATAGATTTCAACGGCGTCTTTGTCGAAGAAGATAATCTTAGGTTTTGACTCTCTTCTTGAATCGAGTTTGGGGTTGGCGTTCAAATTTTCCACTGTCTGAACTTGCCAAGCGTATCTTCCACAGGAGGAGTTGGATTCTCCACCTTCAACAAACCTCATTACTATGGTTTAAATAGATTTGGTGAATTTGACAGTTGTCGCAATTCCTCCTCTTGTTACCATGTGAATGAAGATGTTTAAGACGAATTATAAATCAGAGATGAGCGTGGTCCAAGTCTATTTTCTAGGGCCTACGGTTGCGTCAATTGTACTGTTTAAAAATATACTAGTTGAGAGAAATAATATGCTCACCAAAGTCTTGTACAGGCACAAGGGTATCTCTGGAGTTACTAATGAAAAATCACACACATTTAAAACCTTTGAGTATCTCTACCGCAAAAGCTTTCATTTGGTTTGTATCCAGAGAACGTAAATCTATCACTGcaaagatgaatgatattaatggcATTCTGAATTCTCTTCCAATGCTTGACGACAAGAATTGAATTCGATGAAGAAAACAAATGCAATCTCTGTTTGGCTTTCATGAAACCCTAGAAGTGGTTACCGACAGCATCCCTATGATGGTTGCAAATGCATCTGACGCGCAGAAAACAGCCCACAATGAAGCCAAGAAGAAGGATTGCAAGGCTGCGTATTGCATTCAAACGGCGATTAATGCTGCAAATTTTGACAGAATCTATCATGCTGAATCTGCAAATGAAGCATAGGATATTCTTGTCAAGTATTATCAAGGAGGTGAGAAAGTCAAGGTTGTCAAGTTGTTGACCTTGTATCGACAATATGAATTGTTATCGATGGAGAAGACGAAAAGATTGTAGAGTATGTACCGAAGGTGCAGAAACCTGTCCATATCATGAAGGGTTGTGGTGAAACCCTAActgataagatgatagttgagaaggtaatgcGTACGTTGACCGCTCACTTTGATCACGTTAtcgtagctattcaagaatccaatcAACTTGAAACCCTAATATTAGAAGATTTGGTTGGTTCATTGGAAGCGCGTGAGATTAGGATTGTCGAAAGGAAATGAATTCAAGATTCGATATAAGCTTTGCATGTTCAGTCATGGAAAAATAATGGTGGTTCCAAAAAATTCAAAGACAAAGTCGACAAGACTCGGGGCAAGAAGTCTTGGTTGAACCCTCACAAGCATCAGGTCGATGATAGAACTTATGAATCCTCaaaaagaggaggaagaaactaTCAAAAGGACAAAGAATATAAGAAAGGTTTATAGTGCTATCACTGTGAGAAGTAGGGTCACTTGTTTAAAAATTATTGGTACAGGAAAGACAATGGATCGACAAAAGGAAAGAACGAAGGAGAGAATCTTGCACGCCAAGAATTAGATGATTCTGAAGGTATCGTGGTTATGCCTACAATTGCAGATAACCATGTCGAATCCAAGATCTGGTTTCTAGACTAAGGCTGCTCGAAAAACATGACAAGTCAAAAGGTGTGGTTGGTAGATTTCGACGAGTCGAAGAGGAGCAAGGTAAAACTTGCTGATAATAGTTCGTTGAAAACAGAAGGTACTGGCAACATAGTTTTAAATGAGTAATGAATGGAAAGCTATGATCAAAGATTTGCTCGATATACCTGGAATGAATTGCAACCTGCTAAGTGTTGGACAACTAGTCGAAAAAGATTTCTCAGTTGTCATGAAAGATGGATTTTTCAAATTGTTCGACACCTAGAACCATTTGGTCTTGAAATTTCGTCTCTCGAAGAATAGGAAATTTAAGACCTTGGTTAGTTCGACTGAAGTACAATGTCTAAAAACTATTGTCGACCACGAGAATAATTGATTGTGGCATTTGAGATTTGGACATTTGAATTTGTGATCACTCAATCAACTGATTACTCTAGATATGGTTTCTGGTATTCCAAGTCTTGAGATGCCTGACAAATTATATGAAGGTTGTTTAGTCGGAAAGTAATCCAGAAATTCTTTTCGCTTCGACTATGCCAATGAGATCATCCTGCATACTCGAAGTGGTACATTCAGATGTATGTGGTCTATTCGAAGAACATAAAATTGGTGGAAACAGATATTTTGTTTCGTTTGTCGATGAGTTTAGTCGAAAATTATGGATCTATGTGATCAAGAGAAAGGACAAAGTACTTGAAATCTTTAAGAGAATCAAGATACTTATCAAAAACCAAAGTGAGAAGAAGATCAAAGTTCTGCGAACAGGTGGAGGTGGCGAATACACATCCAAAATGTTTAAAGAATTCTGTGCAGACCATGGTGTCGATCATGAGGTAGCTACTCCTTATACGCCTCAACATAATAGAATTGTAGAAAGAAGAAGCAGAACCATGTTGGATATGGCGAGATgcatgctgaagtagaagaatctGCCAAAATCCTTATGGGGTCAAGCTATTTGGAATGCAGTTTATATCGTGAACAGGTTCCCTACCAAGATATTGAAGAACAAGGTTCCTTAGGAAGTGTGGAGTGGAAAACGACCATCGATAAGTCATTTAGAGGTGTTTGGCTCTATGTGTTACAAGCATGTTCCTGATGCAAGAAGGAAGCTTGATGACAAGAGTGAACCTATGATTCTGGTAGGATATCATAAGATAGGTGCATACAGACTATTCAATCCAATTAACAAGAAGGTTGTGTTAAGTCGAGATATTGTAATTGATGAAAGTTCTGCGTGGGATTGGAATTCTTGTGATGCAATCAACAAACCATTGATGAGCTATGGTTTCGACGAAGAAACTGATGAAGTCGAATTCGATGGAATTGCTAAGTATCCAGTTGAAGTCGAAGTTGAAGCAGTTGAGGTCTTTGAAGCAGTTACTGAGAATCCAGTTAAATTTCATCCCACTAAACTTCAATATTTTGAAGTggttggtgatgatgaagtcaccccaaatggagaattagttcatttCGCTTTACTTGTTGGTGCTGAACCAATCAACTATAATGAGGCTTTAAATATTCAGTAGTGGAAGTTAGCTATGGTTGAAGAGTTACTAGCAATATaaagaaacaacacatgggagttagtcGAATTGCTAGAACATACAAATGATATCGAAGTAAAGTGGGTGTTCAAGTTGAAACACAATGCTAATGGGTCGATAGCAAGACATAAATCAAGATTAGTAGCTCGAGGTTTTCTTTAGAGAGCAGAACTCGACTACTTTGAAGTATTTGCTCCAATAGCAAGGTTGGAGACTGTTTGACTAGCGTTAGCATTGGCATGCAGTCGAGGCTGATCGACATTTCATTTAGATGTGAAATCAACATTTCTGAATGGTCCTTTAGACGAAGAGGTCTATGTCACACAACCTCCAGGGTTTGTGATTCAGAAGGAAGCGAGTagagtatataaattgcacaaaGCACTATATGGCCTCAAGCAGACACCTAGGGCATGGAACAAGAAGATAACTCATACTTAGTCGAATTGGGATTGTAAAATGAAAATATGAGTACAGTTTCTATGTTAAGGTTGTAGCAAAAGACATAACAATCATCTGCTTATATGTTGATGACTTGTTGTTAACTAGAAATAGCTTGGAGaacttgtcgaagttcaaagagctgatgatgaaggaatttgaaatgtcgaatatgggaaaattgtcttatttcctaGGCATGAAATTTCAAATGTAGAAGAAAGGTATGGTGCTacatcaaaggaagtatgtcaaagaaACACTCAAGAGATTCATAATGGATTATTCGAATCCTGCATCCTTACCTGTCGAACCAAATGTGAAGTTGGAGAAGAATGGAGAGGAAAATAAAGTCGATGTAACTTTgttcaagaaaattgtggaatCTCTGAGGTATATGTGCAACAATCGACCTGATATAGGTTCGGAGACAGATTAGTTAGTAGATACATGAATGAACCAAAagtgtcacacatgaaggctgCAAGAAGAATTCAAAGATACTTAAAAGGATATATAGAGTATGGAATTCTATTTCGACGAAACTTTGAAGGCAAAGAAGTAACATTTACTTGTTTTTTAGATGCTGATTgatgtggagataaggaagatcgaagaagcacaactggatatttctttcaagtatttggtgctCAATTTTATGGTGTTCGAAAAAACAACTTGTGGTGGCATCATCATCGTGTGAAGAAGAATATATAGCAGGATCCCATGTTGCATGTCAAGCAATTTGGATCAGATCGGTACTTGAAGAAATGGAGGTCGGGGTAAAGAAACCTCTTGTGTTGCAAATCGACAACAATTCAGCCATAAATCTGACGAAGAATCCAGTTGTGCATGGAAGGTGTAAGCATATCgaagctagatttcacttcttgagggaaaaggtaaatcgaggtgaacttgaagttaggCATAGCTCAAGTGAAGCACAGTtggccgacattttcaccaaaggattgaagatcgacatatttctaaatttgaaaaaaaattaggcATAGTTCAGAGTGACTATTTTAAGAGTATGTTCGACAACATAGATTATAGGGGGTATGTTGAGATTGATATATTATTGGAATAttagatataatatcaaatataatccaagttggGTAAGCTCAAACTCAATTAAAGTTGCATATAAATAGTCATTGTATGTGTCATTATTTgtacaatttaaatgaataatataattcttatttctttattattctctctttctcttctcattaaAAGTGTTACATGCACTAACAAATATAAGTCATAATATATAGCAAAGTGAAGTATTCCACTTATTCTATTAGACAAAATTAATacattttattattatgtttttgcatgttttttatttaataaataatcaaaatattattaaaaaacaataacagtattaagtttaaattaaaaaagatatCGTGCCGTCATGCATGAGATATATATCATATGATATagatatgaattaaaaaaaaatccatgaGATATGAtatgataatttaattaattaatactatACTATAATTCTACGTCACAGGTTGGCTGCTTTTCTTCTTTCTGTCTTCCTTCCACACTCAACCTCGTATACTATAAATAACACTAAACAAATCAAATTTcataaacaaaaaatcaaaccATTAGacgaagaaagaaaaaaaaagaaacaaaaccaaaaatgcaaaaagaacaagaaaacaaAGAGAGTGCACTGGACTCTTTGCTGTGTCCAAGTTTCAGTGTTTATTCTTCTAATAACTTAAACGACGTCGCTGAACAAGTTATCATCGAAAACGACCACTTAGACTTCCAATACGACAACGACAATTTCGAATTCGTCGCATTTCAAAAAACCTCTGATGAAGCTTTCTTCGATCACCGTCGCGGCAATACAACTCAAGGCGTTTTCTCCGTGTCTAAACGTCACGACGTGACGGAGAGTTTAATTCCGTTACGGGAATTGATGAGCCGCGATACTGACAGAAGAAGTAGCGATACGGTGGAGATTTCAATTCCGCCATTGTCAGAGATGGAAGACGATCTTGATGTGGTTCCGCGGGCGTCTTATTGCTTTTGGACACCGAAATCTCCGATGAGATCACCGTTGGCTTCTCCAATAAAATGCAAGAAAAGCAATTCCACTGGTTCGTCTTCGAGTTCTTCATCTTCGAAGCGATGGAAGTTTCTGAGTTTACTCCGGCGAAGTAAAAGTGACGTAAGCGAAGTGGAGAAATCGAAGGTGAAAAGCAGTGGAAAAGAAAGCACAGAGAAAAACATTGCGAAAATTGCTGACAAAAATTTTCCGGTAAAGGAGAGGAAAATTCCGGCAGCGGTAACGGCAATGGAAGCATTTTATTTAAGAGCGAAAGAGATTAAGAGGAAATCATATTTACCGTATAAGCAAGAGCTAATTGGATTTCATGCTACTATTGGAAGAGTTCATGTTTGATTAATTTTACTTCAAAGTTTAACTATTTTTAGTCTAAAAAGATATTAATTTCTTACATTATTCAGTTTTGGAATaggaaaatgtgaaaaagaaaagtgaagaatAGTATTACATTTTAGATTTTGTATAGtgatatataatatttttgtaaCTGCTTGAATTATGATCAATGGAAAAAGTGTGATAGCATTTGTGTGATTGAGAAAGGAACCGATGACCACTTTTTAGTGAAgagcattttttttaaatttagaaatATTCAAAAGAGAACTAAGGGTTATCGAACTTGGTTACAAAACAAACAAGGGAGAATctcgacaaaaagaaagattATTCTCCAATTGAAACCCACGACTGTtgcaaattttattttctgattcATTTCTCAATCAAGCATGGGTTTTTAGGTTACTTGTATGTGCATAATTCATGGTCTCACCTAACTATTGAGTTAGATATTTATAGACTCGATCACTCGGTCTCTTCCAAAAGAAGATCGATTTTTAGCTTATAGTTAGCTATATACTATTTGTCTTTGACTCATTAGTGAGAACAATGGATGAATCATCATTATAATATATGAGATGTGGTTAGTCAATAAGTGGGATTTGAGATTCTTTAGTTAAGACTATAAAAGTTCTGTTAGTTGTTTGTAATGTGCTTTATATGTCACTTCTATAAAGAAGTGggtgataagtgcaaaaatattgttgttttgtgtatataatttgttgtacttatcgatactttttgttaatactgtttgaataattccttgttttgtttgtaaatccgtatactttgtgaatagttgtattttcatatacttttataatgtttgatagttttctattcattttgtaggtattgatgcgtatttggagcacgagcaataaagtgtcgaagatacGACTTCAAACGCGCAATTTTGAGCAACTCGtcaacgaataaggctcaaaacaaatatgataaaattcatcaattttgttgatatttattcattattagattggaaattaaataaactttccaacgcttcgaaccggaggtttggaaagtcattaaataggaaaaaataagactttttttagggttatgctttgaggtatttgttcccaaagtcatcacaacCATTTTTTAGTAGGGAGAGCTTGAAAATATCAATTGGGGGTTGCATcttgatgatcggaggtcgaatttctcatcgattggtattgacaaaccaagaaatgtttggttcctcttcttctcttctctttgtatttctcttttgttgagtttgtatgtaaattactctaaacccatggatgtttgttactctttctactaggtgtataaagtttgctttacaaattttAATCGGTGTTTTTCTGATCTTTTTGTTTAATCGCTTCAGATTTATGTTGTTATATAAATATGCTTCgtgaatcttgattaggagaataCATGTTAGTTATAGATTCTAGACATAGGGTTTgtggttaacatccacataatatcggaGTTTAATGCTTATGTGTTGTTCTATCGGTTGAGACAtcatcgaaagagcaatatagttaaactctcgtcggtgttgtagaaatgcacattgatgtgagggatatgtggtgattctgatgagtattatAGATGAAGTAcagcggagtgataaatctaagtttgtgaggagtagtttagattcaaaccagataagttattctctatcaagaatgaatttattttatgttcatatgtttacTTTTCTGTTTTACTTAAAATCCATTTAACCCGAACTCAAGAattaagaatccgtcgaacgacaATTCGGTAGCactaatccctgtggaaacgataaatttcccggataaatacttcaaaaacttttgttgcttgccgctttaccgctttaaCAGTGGGTAGTGGTGAGCTCGCCCTCATCTCATCCATGTGACTCACACTTCATTTTAGTACTCTCTGTCCTACTTGCTAGTTGGGGGGTTCAAGGGTTGAAAACTTTAATAATCAATGGGCTTAGATTATGATATAATGATCCAGAATCACTCAAGCACGAGGTCTGCAAGGGAGAAGTGGTTAAGCGAGAGACATAAAAATCCACAATCTCCCAAGCATCAAATCTTTAAGGGCATAATGGTTAATCGAGAGACATGAGAGTTCACAATCTCTCAAGCTTGAGGAATGTAAGAGCGAAGTGATTAAGTGAGAGACTTGACAACCCAAAACTAATGAGATTTTCAACACACATGCCGAAATCAAACTCAAGAGTTCAAGATCTCAACAATCAAATTCATATAGTGTAAGAAGAAATTTTTTTCTGTGCAATATCTTAGTACCTCAAGACTTACTCTTGTTCTTTTTATAATTTCATTGATTAAAACTAGGGAAAACCTAAGCGATGGACCaggcgagctttcacactttcaATCTTCAAGTCTTTCAAGCTTCAAGATCATAACTTTAAGGCTTCAAGTCCCTTCACTTGATTCAACCATGCTTGGCACTTTCAACTAGAACTTGATATATTTGATTGATAAGTCTTGGTATTTCTTTCTTAATTGGGTACCATCATCATAAACCATTTGAAGAGAAATCATGATCAAAACCATTTGACATATGTCATCGCCACTTAGCTGTTGTTTTCAACACTAGGCAATTGTCATTACATGTTAGacatttgtcatcatcaaaaccatagTGTTACCTACAAGACACAAAACCATATTATCcatctttttgatgatgacaatacaTCTCTTAAGGAGATGGTAAATCAGAAGATATAGATAAAAGACTTG
Protein-coding regions in this window:
- the LOC131625253 gene encoding uncharacterized protein LOC131625253, producing MQKEQENKESALDSLLCPSFSVYSSNNLNDVAEQVIIENDHLDFQYDNDNFEFVAFQKTSDEAFFDHRRGNTTQGVFSVSKRHDVTESLIPLRELMSRDTDRRSSDTVEISIPPLSEMEDDLDVVPRASYCFWTPKSPMRSPLASPIKCKKSNSTGSSSSSSSSKRWKFLSLLRRSKSDVSEVEKSKVKSSGKESTEKNIAKIADKNFPVKERKIPAAVTAMEAFYLRAKEIKRKSYLPYKQELIGFHATIGRVHV